The Mustelus asterias unplaced genomic scaffold, sMusAst1.hap1.1 HAP1_SCAFFOLD_322, whole genome shotgun sequence genome segment gttgagggagcttggtctcttctccctggagagacgaaggatgagaggtgacctgatagaggtttacaagatgttgagaggtctggatagggtagactctcagaggctatttccaagggctgaaatggttgctacgagaggacacaggtttaaggtgctggggggtaggtacagaagagatgtcaggggtaagtttttcactcagagggtggtgggtgagtggaatcggctgacgtcggtggtggtggaggcaaactcgttggggtcttttaagagacttctggatgagtacatgggatttaatgggattgagggctatagataggcctagaggtggggatgtgatcggcgcaacttgtgggccgaagggcctgtttgtgctgtggctttctatgttctatatctgcacccagacagaggagagggagggagaaaactgggagtggaggaaagaaatggtggagatggtgagatgggtttggatttcagccctgggaggagggagagtgtgtgggacggggatttactgatttgggggaacaaAAGAGGAAAAAATGTTTCAGAGATACTCGAATTATCTTTTCAGAACTTCTATCCCAGACTTAGTTATCATTTTCCTAAATTTCTTTTGCAGGGtgttagaaggggagaatttgcagattaaaaagtacaaaagcaaacatcacatcaagattTAACAGAATCACCCGATTCATCAGGATTTGAATATCATCAACCTTACACTGTGGAAGGAGGAGAAtgtctgttctgtctgtgggaaaagatttcaaacatcactgtgactggaaaagcaccgagacacacacacccgaatgagagtgttccagtgaactgactgtggaaggaGCTTCAACCAGTAACACAGCCTGATAAAACATCACACtattcacagcgaggagaaactgtacatgtgttctgtgtgtggatgaagcTTCAACTGATCgtgcaacctggagagacacaaggacaccggcaccatggagaaaccgtggaaatgtggggactgtgggaagggatttaattatCCATCCCGGCTGGAATACCATCGATGCACTCACACTGGAGTCAACATcacacacaggccactgaaatgtggggactgtggtaaAGTGATCAGATCCCCATCAgatctggaaactcatcgacgtggTCACATtggcgagagaccattcacttgcttcaagtgtgggaagggatttgctcggacatccaccctgctgagacaccagcgtgtTTACACTGGggcgaggccgttcacctgctcccaatgtggcatgggattcactcagtcatctcacctcactgtacatcagcaagttcacactggggagagaccatttagctgctctgtgtgtgggaagggattcagcagtTTAACTAATCTCACTTCtcatcagcttgttcacactgataagAGACTTTTTAAATGTTCGGACTGTGGTAAGAGCTTCAAAAGCACAAGGAATCTACGGAGACACCAATACATTCACTCTAGTCAGAGCCCATTCTCCTGTTCTGTGTGCagtaagggattcactcgatcattcAGTCTCCtgcgacaccagcgagttcataccgaGGAGAGACCGTTCCCTTGCACTAAATGTGGAAAGCGATTCAGTCGGTCGTGCAGCTTGCAGAGACATCAACAAATTCACTCTGCGGAGAACCCATTCATCTGTTTCATCTGtggtaagggattcactcagtcagctctcctcctgagacaccagcgtgttcactctACAGAGAGGcctttcatctgctctgagtgtgggataggattcattcagtcattccaactgctgagacaccagcgaattcacactggagagaggccgttcatctgctcccagtgtgggaagggatttactcagtcctatcacctactgagacaccagcgagttcacgagtgactgcAGGGTTGGATTCTGCTATTATTGCTCCTGTTAATCACATCCGGGACTGGactatgttcattctgacagggcTCATTCTTTTCATGATGTTAATAATTCCTGTGACTGCACTGGAGTTAATATTTTCTTATAGTGTTAAGTCTAACAGCGTTTTGACAGTGTGTGTTgggtaaaagtttaaagtttcaaagtttatttattgttgattTCCCCAAGAAAAGAGACAAATTGATGTCCTTGTTGTGATATGAAGTTGAGGAAATATACATACGAACAAGTAACCAGGATGTAAagcagcaagtgactgaagtgttacTGGGGAGCACTTTGGGATCAATGACCATAATTCGATTAGTTTTAacatagttatggaaaaggataggtctggtccacaagttaaagttctaaattggggcttGGCCAATTTTGATGGGATTGTACAGGAACTTTCACAAGCTGATTGGGGAAGGCTGTTCACAGGTCAAGGAACGTCTGGAATGTGGGATGCTTTCAGAAGCGAGATAGCGAgagttcaggaccagcacattcctattAGTATAAAGGACAAGACCGCCAGGAGAAGGAAACACTCGAAGACGAGAGATACTGAGATTCTGGTCaataaaaagaaggaagcatatgtcagGTACAGGCAGCTGGGGCCAAGTGAACCCCTTGAGGAGTATCGGGAGTGCAGAAGTCCACTTAAAatggaaatcaggaaggcaaaaagggaacaggagatagctttggcagataaggtaaaagaaaagcgttcgataaggtcccccatgcaagacttcttgagaaagtgagagggcatgggatccaaggggctgttgccttgtggatccagaactggcttgcctgcagaaggcagagagtggctgtggaggggtctttctctgcatggaggtcagtgaccagtggagtgccccagggatctgttctgggacccttgctgtttgtcattttcataaatgacctggatgaggaagtggagggatgggttggtaagtttgctgacgacaccaaggtaggtggtgttgtggatagtttggagggatgtcagaagttgcagcgagacatagatagaatgcaggactgggcggagaagtggcagatggacttcaacccggataagtgtgtggtgatccattttggcagatccaatgggatggagcagcagtataaaatgaagggtaccattcttagcagtgtagaggatcagagggaccttggggtccgggtccataggactcttaaatcggcctcgcaggtggaggatgcggtcaagaaggcgtatggcgtactagccttcattaatcgagggattgagtttaggagtcgggagataatgctgcagctttataggaccctggttagaccccacttggagtactgcgcgcagttctggtcacctcattacaggaaagatgttgaagccattgaaagggtgcagaggagatttacaaggatgttgcctggattggggggcatgccttatgaggataggttgagggagcttggtctcttctccctggagagacgaaggatgagaggtgacctgatagaggtttacaagatgttgaggggtctggatagggtggactctcagaggctatttccgagggctgaaatggttgctacgagaggacacaggtttaaggtgctggggggtaggtacaggggggatgtcaggggtaagtttttcactcagagggtggtgggtgagtggaatcggctgacgtcggtggtggtggaggcaaactcgttggggtcttttaagagacttctggatgagtacatgggatttaatgggattgagggctatagataggcctagaggtggggatgtgatcggcgcaacttgtgggccgaagggcctgtttgtgctgtggctttctatgttctatgttctaaaatccaaagagattctacaagtatattaagggcaaaagagtaactagggagagaataggccccttaaagatcaacaaggtcatttatgtgcgaagccacaggagatgggtgagatcctaatggaatatttctcatcagtatttaccctGAAGAAAGACATGAAAACTTGGGAATTCAGGgatgtaaatagtgatgtcttcaaTGGCGCCCACATTACAGAAGAcaaggtgctggaagttttaaaacacataaaggtagataaatctcaagGACCTGATCaagcgcatcccaggacattgtgggaagctggGGAAAAAATTGTGGCGCCCCCTAGCGtatatatttgtatcatcaacaaccacgggtgaggtgccagaagactggagagagGCAAATGTTACAGCTATTTGAGaaaggcagcagggaaaagccagggaactacagactggtgaACCTAacgtcagtggtgggtaagttgttggacggtagtctgagagacaggatctacatgcatttggaaaggcaaagGCTGATTACAGATTGTCAGCATCGCTTTGTGCATGGGAAATTGTGTCTTAAAAATTTAACAGAGCTTTTTGAAAGGGTGACCAAAAACAAATAGATGAGGACggtgcagtagatgttgtctacatggacttcagcaaggccttcgacaaggtacctATGGTAGACTGGCCAgttaaggttagatcacatgggatccatGGAGAACTAGCCAGACttataaatggacctaccttgcactaaattgatctttctctacaccctcgctatgactaacactacattctgcactctctcgtttccttctctatgaatggtatactttgtacagcgtgcaagaaacaatacttttcactgtatactaatacatgtgataataataaatcaaatcgaaaattgaatacaaaattggcttgctggtagaagacagaaggtggtggtagagggttgcttttcaaactggaattAGAGCTGGAGATGGATGGTCAGTTCCCTCTGTCCGGGGCTGGGGGATTCACACTCATTTCCCTCAGGCACTCCTTCTCACTGCAGTTTTACAGGAGAAAGTCCCCACTTCAATCCTGCCTGCAAACTTTGTGTTTAAAATTGTAACTGAGGAGGAATTAACAGTGAGATTAGTTTCACGTTGAACAGGATGAGAGTTACTGTTGTGTCCTTCTTAAAACTCCTTCTTCATCTTTAAACAGGTAACGGTAAGTCAGAGAAAACTATCCACAGTGACCCCAAAACTAGACACtgcaaatcccacctcaaaacGGTGAATATTTTCCCAAACTCAAAGCAGGTGAACAGCCCCTCCCCAATGTGAACGAGGTATACAGTGAGTTGAAATGATCCCCTGAACccagtctctcatcagtgtgaaaacATTGATGAGACATTAGTAATCCAcaattttggggtggcacggtgacacaatggttagcactgctgccacatagcgccagggatctgggtttaattCTGCCCAttgcgtctgtctgtgtggagtttgcacattctccccatgtgtgcatgggtttcctccgggtgctccagtttcctcccgcagtccaaagatgtgcaggtttgtttgattagccatgctaaattggcccgagtgtcaggggaattagcaggataaatatgtggggtgtggggaatagggcctgggcgggattgtggtcagactcaatgggccaaatggcctccttctgcaatgtaaagattctatgaaacttttatagcagctcccacagtctgggcatttttAAGGTCTCTTCTACTCAGTATGAAACTGGGGGTGTTTACAGGGtgggtgagtgaatcccttctgttagggtcctggacccGGAGCCCCTAAATTACATTCGGAAGCCAGGCTAGACCCCAgcaatttttttattttggcataaatgtgaggataggatgcttctgaCGAGGagaaattccactgacaaattagggatctttcatAGTAAAGCTAACTTTATTTAAtatcacagtttaaatataattctaacaaatgaatcagcttaatcattaacagttgaacaacatttaaaaatgcaaagaaacaatcttaatttctaacttatcactatttcagttccaaataagcaacattactCTTATAGTTGTAAgtgccactttaaatatagttagtaACCATAAATATAGTTGAGTGTAGATAGTCTTAAAGCTTTCAGAAAGACAACAAGtctcagagcagcttgtagaaACCCTCTATCTTCAAACGATTAGAACTGCAAAAGCTTCTTCCTGCAAAGACCCACTATcacatgacctgtcaatcaaatcTAGAAATCCCAGAGGAATGTCTTGTTTAAACAAAAGCCCATCAGCTCTATCAAAGTAACTGATTCCCAGCTTTCACAACCcttgagagacacagacacaccagATACCTGCAGAATAAAGCtggatttttaaacattccccctcagCAGAAAAACATACACCCACTGCAATACTATCATCACGCTTCTCACACTTGAAGCAGATAAATGACCTCTCCCCAGTTTAAACCCACTGGTGTCTAACAAGCTGAGAAGACTGAATGATCCCTTGCCGTACTCAGAGCAGGTAAAGGGCATTTCCCCAGTGTGCGTTTCCAGCTCTGACGGTTAATTGAATATCTCTTTATactctccacatttccatggtttctgccAACTGTGACTGTGGTTATCAATGGTGCTgatttcttccatgttcaaaactttCTACTTTTCAGGTTATGATAAATTCTGTGGCTACATCCAAGCCTGATCTGATGTTTTGTGAGAGTTTCCTGGCCACAAATCCTCTAAGACTGACTATATTAACattatctcaggattactaccagtgccatgtgctattCAGAGTCgaaacagcaggatatattgGGTGAATACCTGGCTGAAAAGATGATGTGagaggcagggtttcagattcctgggacattgcgactggttctggggaaggtgggaccagtacaaactggacaggGCCAGGACTGATGtgcttggggggttgggggtgtactTGTTGAGTCATTGAgaaggtttaaactaaaatggcagggagatggaaacctatgtaaggattcagagcagagGGTACCAAGAACAAGAGAAAAAGACAGCAAgaagaataagaaaagtgataggcagagaattgAGAGCCAGAATCAGATACGGACACAGTAAAAAATGGTAGGAACTGGACAACAAATGTTAAAAGGACTAGCCTGAAGGTTTTGTACATGAACGCTTGgagcattcaaaataaaatggatgaatttgtTGCACagttagatgtaaaggggtataaTACAGTTGGGACTACAGAGACAtagctccaaggtgaccaaggatgggaactaaacattgagggctattcagtgtttaggaaggacagacataaACAAAAacatggtggagttgcattgttaattaaggatgatatgtggaatatgtatgggtcaagttaagccacaccaaggggcaaaaaacatttgtgggtgtggtatacagaccaccaaattaATGGTAATGttaggaaaagcattagacaggaaatcagagatgcatgtgttaaataaATATCTGTGATTataggtgactttaatctgcatacagATTGGGTGATCAAATTAATCAcattacaatagaggaggaatttttggagtggTCTTCTGGCCCAATACTTTTGAGGAGCTAAGGGAGCATGCCATCTTgaactgggtattgtgcaatgagaaaggattgacaatctagttgtgagagaacccttggggatgagcgaccataatatgatagaattctttgtcaaagtggataatgatgtagttgattctgacacCAGAGTCCTGAATTTCAGTAAAGGTAACTATAATGgattgaggcatgaattggctatgatggactgggaaacatgactgaaaggaaggacagtggacagacaatgttaaagtttattagtcacaagtaaggctgacattaacactgcaatgaagttactgtgaaattcccctcgtcgccacagtccggcgcctgttcgggtcaatgcatctaacaacacgtctttcagaatttgggaggaaaccggagcacccggaggaaacccacgcggacacggggagaacatgcaaactccacagagacagtgacccaagccaggaatcgaacccggcagcattgcgaaccactatgccactgtgccacccacggtagGCATTTAAGGAACAAGTAGGTGAACTTAAAGTTGTTTACTCctatttggcacaagagtggaaaAGGAACTGTAGCCAAACCATTGCttccaagggaaattagagagagcATTAGATTCCAAGAAGAagcataaaaattggcaagaaaaagcaaaagACCTGAGGATGGGGAGCAGTTTACaatacagcaaaggaggaccaaggaattgattcagaaggagaaattagaatatgaaagtaagctagtggggaacataaaaactgagtgTAAaaggttctataggtatgtaaagagaaaaaggttgacaaaacgaatgtaggccctttacagtcagaaacaggagaattcataacggggaataaagaagtggctgaggaactaaattcgtactttgcttctgaATTCACAAAAGAATATCCCatgattcaaaaagggaggaagcGAGAAAATGGGGAACTATAGACTACTGAGCCTAACGTAggtagtagggaagttgctagGGTCAgcataaccaaagtcttatacagctgcaacatgtttTCCCAATTCTTATACTCAGCGTCTCGACCGATTTAAGACCAGCATGCGATTCGCCCTcttgaccactttgtccacctgagttgccacgttCAGggtactgtggatctgcacacttaAATCCCTCTGTGCGCCAACATTTCTAAGGACTCtagcatttactgtatactttccttctgcagtagaccttccaaattacatcacctcacgtttgtctgtgttaaattccatctagtaagaagtctcacaacaccaggttaaagtccaacaggtttatttggtagcaaaagccataagctttcggagcactgctcctcgaAGGATTTCAGGAAGGAAGTAGatttggctcttggggctaaaggtatcaagggatatggatgaggaggggtgggggagaagaggcaggatcaggatattgattttgatgatcagccatgataataatgaatggtggagcaggcttgaagggccgaatggcctattcctgattctattttctatgcatgtttctatgtaacagagCTGGGGTtatttttcaattcagcagaaaTAGACTCAAATGAATGTGGTTCAGTCTGAATATgaaaaacagcaaaatccaatcacaATAATTACttatgaattcgctgatgtgtcagcagagtggacgactgactgaatcccttcccacacacacagcagatgaatggcttctctccagtgtgaattcgttggtgtctcagcagattggctgagtgagtaaatcccttcccacactgggaacagacgaatggcctctccccagtgtgaactcgctggtgttttgctaggttggatgactccttgaatttcttcccacacacagagcaggtgaatggtctggcctcagtgtgaattcgccggTGTTTTGCTAGGTTGGCTGactgactgaatctcttcccacactgggagcaagtgaacggcctctccccagtgtgaactcgcttgtgtaatgctaggttgaatgactgattgaatcccttcccgcacacacagcagctgaatggtctctccttagTGTGAATCCTTTGGTGTATACGCAagctggatgactgaatgaatcccctcCCGCatcgggagcaggtgaatggcctctccccagtgtgacggcgtcgatgagtttccagctgcgATGGgtatttgaatcccttcccacagtcctcacattgccATGCCATCTCCTTGTTGTGACTGTAATTATGTTCCGAAAGGCTGGGtgattggttgaagtcttgtccacacacacaacacgtgtacagtttctctccactgtggatGGCGCTGTTTTCTTCTAGAttcaaaacacaatgatattcaggttacaataactTGGCCGACTCCATCAGGTTCTGATACCACGTTTGGTTTGCGTTTCcccactgcaaatcctcctcttctaaatcaaactgatttaaaacagcaaaaagggagtgagagagaacccacaaaaacacaaaggcaagttgtgaaattgagctgaatgaatctggtatttTGTGGGACCGGAGTGAGGAAAAGGTAAACATAAAAGCTGctgaattgtcataaaaacccaactgagtcACTaaggtccttcagggaagggtatGTGCCACCTGGTCTGGGTCTACACAAGAATCTGGGCACTGTGTGAGGTGACAGAGAGAAGTGGGAGAGGCAGTGGCGAAGAAGAGGGATTTCAAACATCTATAACTCGACgggaactttgacagaatctcccaaactctCAATCTCCATCACCTATAAGGACCAAGGTAGCAGGTAGatgtgaacaccatcacctccaagttcgcttttaactcacacaccatcctgacttgtctgacatccagtactaaaagaacagaaaattcttccatataaatactgggaagactgaacccattgagTTCAGTTCCCACTACAAATTCCACTCTCTCACCACCAAATCTACCCCTCTTCCTAGCAACTgtcttggggtgaaatatttcaccccaagatgagcttccagccacatatcatcatcatcaagactgcctatttgtgacatgaaACTCAGGAGAATGAGGATATAGAGGGAGAATGGAACTGACTGAATTGCTCTGCAGAGAGTTGCCATGGATTTGAGttgccaaatggattccttctatgctgtaattttgcatgactgtaacactacatactctacctctcctttccttttctatgtacagtatgctttgcctgtatagcacgcaaaaaacaatacttttcattatacacTAATccaagaatagaatccctacagtgcagaaggaggccattcggccaccgagtctgtaccaaccacaatcccacccaggccctattcccacagccccacacatttaccctgctaatcccccgacactatggtcaatttattatggtcaatcaacctaacccacacatctttggaaccaaaagagaaaatgctggaaaatctcggcaggtctggcagcatctgtaaggagagaaaagagctgacatttcgagcccagatgacactttgtcaaagctaaaaagcatagaaagtgggagatatttatacgcagggtgagggaatgaaagatgagtcatagccacagaaactcctttgcttcccctttccctaaatattacctctctcccacccattcttcccccccgtccccccacatcttcatctgtcacagcttaccctctgatttcagcttctctgccattaggccagtcacaccctttattctctctatggactgccattagcagccttttcccctggtttctgtggctacgactcatctttcagtccctcaccctgcagcataaatatctcccactttctatgccttttagctttgacaaagggtcatctggactcgaaccgtcagctcttttctctccttacagatgctgccagacctgttgagatgttccagcattttctcttttggtttcagattccagcatctgcagtaattagcttttatccgcacatttttggacaagggataataataaatcgaatcaaataggTAACATTGACAAAGTGCTATATATTCCAAGACAAGAAATAGGGAATCATAAATAACATAGTATATAACATACAACTACGTTAAACATATCTCTGTCCCATACTAATTTACTGTTCATTTAAATATTAGCCCTCTCCTGGGAAACtccccctttaattgtgaacattgggtAAGAGGCTATCCTATTATCCAGATAAATAAATCTGTCAAACTTAGGGAGTTAAAGGTTGTCTATGTCTTtgcgagagaaagaaaaagatacctgggcctagtcctgctcctaattccggtGTCCGTCTGTAACCCTTCCAGAgtgtgcagcctccctggattcacttcattcccttcagttgctgcaagtccccaatttcccccagaatgagaaaagaaatggaaagagggaaacattgatttcctcccagatgttggcccagaggaggaagtttcccTCTGAAGCTCGTTGGCCAACTTCCGcgttgtgatgtcacaatggagccctgcctgaagcagccaataggaatcaatcTGCTCCACGGTGACGTCCTgatgttccagtgcgcaggctcgGAAGCTGtcgcctctccaccccctccccccggatAGGCATCAATTGATGCCCCTCCTCCGGGTTCTGGccaatcgggaaaaagataccttttggtttcagattccagcatctgcagtaattagcttttatccgcacatttttggacaagggataataataaatcgaatcaaataggTAACATTGACAAAGTGCTATATATTTCAAGACAATTTATTGCAGTAAAAGTCTGAAATGAATGAAACCTTATTCTTTGGTTTATTCCATTGGGATTGTCTGGGAATTGTTTATTTGAAGATTATCAGTCTCTACGGAGATCATAACAGAGGTATTTCTAGTTTTGTTATTGTACATGTTAGATATATTATTTTTGGTGCTGCAGTAAAgtacatttattttttatttctatTCTTGGAATATAGTAATATAGTtgtgttatatatttccagtcagtGAGACATTGCAGCACAAAAAGAGTCCATTTGGCAACTCGAGTCCATGTCAACTCTCCATAGAACAATCCAGTGGGTCCCATTCCCCCTCTGTATCactgtcctacaggtttatttcttTTGAATGACCAACATCATTTGAAATCATgg includes the following:
- the LOC144486367 gene encoding uncharacterized protein LOC144486367; this translates as MAWQCEDCGKGFKYPSQLETHRRRHTGERPFTCSRCGRGFIQSSSLRIHQRIHTKERPFSCCVCGKGFNQSFNLALHKRVHTGERPFTCSQCGKRFSQSANLAKHRRIHTEARPFTCSVCGKKFKESSNLAKHQRVHTGERPFVCSQCGKGFTHSANLLRHQRIHTGEKPFICCVCGKGFSQSSTLLTHQRIHK